Proteins encoded together in one Synechococcus sp. A15-62 window:
- a CDS encoding HEAT repeat domain-containing protein: MLQDFTNISSISESQLTEEEALQLADELSGKLSEGEIPRSDAESLKRMVAGLGDARGALRLTFAKSLGAVGDEALPILCKALRQHQNVIVRRASAKTLNLIGNKDALPYLLEAFLKDDDPVVLGSSAGAMATIGPDAMDSLLGILKNPDCTPFQVGLINLALSFIGAKAPEALLKAADSDVAEVRVAAISALGDQIQKGDDLRARNRVFQALEDISADVRAEAVTLIGKSCDAEDVENMLSRKLVDQDTQVRKNTAMALMKLEAFNAIESIEAAKSTERDETVQAVFNVAINILSRDLQEKQESE, encoded by the coding sequence GTGCTCCAGGATTTCACCAATATTTCATCAATCAGCGAAAGCCAACTCACAGAAGAAGAAGCGCTCCAACTCGCTGATGAGCTCAGTGGAAAATTGAGCGAAGGTGAAATACCAAGATCTGATGCCGAGTCACTTAAGCGCATGGTTGCCGGACTTGGGGATGCGAGAGGCGCTTTACGACTCACCTTTGCTAAAAGTCTTGGGGCGGTAGGTGACGAAGCTCTACCCATTCTTTGTAAAGCACTTCGCCAACATCAAAATGTGATCGTAAGACGGGCATCAGCCAAAACACTTAATTTGATTGGCAACAAGGACGCGTTGCCTTATCTGCTTGAGGCCTTTTTAAAAGATGATGACCCAGTTGTACTTGGATCATCTGCTGGAGCGATGGCCACCATTGGCCCCGACGCAATGGATTCGTTGCTTGGAATCCTAAAAAATCCAGACTGCACACCATTTCAGGTTGGCTTGATCAACCTTGCACTAAGTTTCATCGGGGCCAAAGCACCTGAAGCATTGCTGAAGGCTGCAGATTCAGACGTGGCTGAAGTTCGAGTTGCAGCAATTTCAGCTTTGGGGGACCAAATACAAAAGGGTGATGATTTAAGAGCAAGAAATAGGGTGTTCCAAGCACTCGAGGACATCTCAGCAGACGTAAGAGCAGAGGCGGTGACTCTCATCGGGAAATCATGCGATGCCGAAGATGTTGAAAATATGCTAAGCAGAAAGCTGGTCGATCAAGACACTCAGGTACGCAAAAATACAGCAATGGCACTAATGAAACTCGAAGCATTTAATGCCATAGAAAGCATAGAAGCAGCAAAGTCCACAGAGAGGGACGAGACTGTTCAAGCAGTATTTAATGTTGCTATTAACATACTAAGTAGAGATTTGCAGGAGAAACAGGAAAGCGAATAG
- a CDS encoding phycobilisome rod-core linker polypeptide, producing the protein MLSTQTSLAGMASASRTKPASYAIPSKAGKNTVHRTVAGSIAEFKRNTCSQMGLGIGPRLHSECPFGSVFDEYHPSDSWALERTINDAYRQVYGNLPPTENERCSSLEARLMNGEITVRDFVNGLAKSPFYKDNYFHSVAPQRGIELNFKHLLGRAPLNQEEVQNSIKLQAEQGFDALIDSLTDSAEYAEVFGSDIVPYMRAGDSYAGMMTSSFNLMRELAGTKVAVSDNAQGSRSRTTTQLAVAAISMMKPILKAAPTLPQQKYGAQQPPKRTGPVPFRPFGVKPFA; encoded by the coding sequence ATGTTAAGTACACAAACCAGCCTCGCTGGAATGGCTTCGGCTAGCCGCACCAAGCCAGCCTCGTACGCCATACCAAGCAAGGCTGGCAAAAACACTGTTCATCGGACAGTAGCTGGATCAATCGCTGAATTTAAGCGCAACACTTGTTCTCAGATGGGGCTCGGAATTGGCCCAAGGCTGCATAGCGAATGCCCCTTCGGTTCAGTTTTTGATGAATATCACCCCAGTGATTCCTGGGCTTTAGAGAGAACAATTAATGACGCTTACAGACAAGTTTACGGAAACCTACCTCCGACTGAAAACGAGCGGTGCAGCTCACTTGAAGCACGCTTGATGAACGGAGAAATTACGGTCCGCGACTTTGTCAACGGATTAGCTAAATCTCCGTTTTACAAAGACAATTATTTTCATAGTGTTGCCCCACAACGTGGGATCGAGCTTAATTTCAAACACCTATTAGGGAGAGCACCTCTCAATCAAGAGGAAGTTCAAAACAGTATCAAACTTCAAGCAGAACAGGGTTTTGATGCTCTGATTGACAGCCTCACAGATTCCGCAGAATATGCAGAGGTTTTTGGATCAGACATCGTTCCTTACATGCGAGCGGGCGATTCCTACGCAGGGATGATGACCAGCTCCTTCAACTTAATGCGTGAACTAGCCGGCACGAAGGTTGCCGTCAGCGACAATGCACAAGGGAGCCGTAGTCGCACTACAACGCAACTGGCTGTTGCCGCGATCAGCATGATGAAGCCAATCCTGAAAGCTGCCCCAACACTGCCCCAACAAAAGTATGGTGCACAACAGCCTCCAAAAAGGACAGGCCCTGTTCCGTTCCGACCGTTCGGGGTTAAACCGTTTGCCTGA
- the mpeA gene encoding class 2 C-phycoerythrin subunit alpha: MKSVITTVVGAADSASRFPTASDMESVQGSIQRASARLEAAEKLASNYDQVAQEAVDAVYAQYPNGATGRQPRKCATEGKEKCKRDFVHYLRLINYCLVTGGTGPLDELAINGQKEVYKALSIDAGTYVAGFSHLRSRGCAPRDMSAQALTAYNQLLDYVINSLG, translated from the coding sequence ATGAAGTCCGTTATCACCACCGTCGTCGGCGCAGCCGACAGCGCATCCCGCTTCCCCACCGCCTCCGACATGGAGTCCGTCCAGGGCTCCATCCAACGCGCCTCTGCTCGTTTGGAAGCTGCTGAGAAGCTGGCCAGCAACTACGACCAAGTTGCCCAGGAAGCTGTTGATGCTGTCTACGCCCAGTACCCCAACGGTGCCACCGGCCGTCAGCCCCGTAAGTGCGCCACCGAAGGCAAAGAGAAGTGCAAGCGTGACTTCGTTCACTACCTGCGTCTGATCAACTACTGCCTGGTCACCGGCGGCACCGGCCCTCTGGATGAACTGGCCATCAACGGTCAGAAAGAGGTCTACAAGGCCCTCAGCATCGACGCTGGCACCTACGTGGCTGGTTTCTCCCACCTGCGTTCCCGCGGTTGCGCGCCTCGCGACATGAGCGCTCAGGCTCTGACCGCTTACAACCAGCTGCTCGACTACGTGATCAACTCCCTCGGCTGA
- a CDS encoding bleomycin hydrolase, producing the protein MLDAFSRAAVSADSSGSFIGGGELASLKSFIADGNKRLDAVNAITSNASCIVSDAVAGICCENTGLTAPNGGVYTNRKMAACLRDGEIVLRYVSYALLAGDASVLQDRCLNGLRETYAALGVPTGSAARAVAIMKAAASALITNTNSQPKKMALTSGDCASLSGEAASYFDMVISAIS; encoded by the coding sequence ATGCTCGACGCATTCTCCCGGGCTGCTGTCTCGGCCGATTCCAGCGGCTCCTTTATTGGTGGCGGCGAACTTGCTTCCCTGAAGTCCTTCATTGCTGATGGCAACAAGCGCCTGGACGCTGTGAACGCCATCACCTCCAACGCCAGCTGCATCGTGTCTGACGCCGTCGCCGGCATCTGCTGCGAGAACACCGGCCTGACCGCCCCCAATGGTGGTGTGTACACCAACCGCAAGATGGCTGCTTGCCTGCGTGATGGCGAGATCGTTCTGCGTTACGTCTCTTACGCGCTGCTCGCCGGTGACGCTTCCGTGCTGCAGGACCGCTGCCTGAACGGTCTCCGCGAGACCTATGCCGCTCTGGGCGTTCCCACCGGTTCCGCCGCACGTGCTGTTGCCATCATGAAGGCCGCTGCTAGCGCCCTGATCACCAACACCAACAGCCAGCCCAAGAAGATGGCTCTGACCTCTGGCGATTGCGCCAGCCTGTCTGGTGAAGCTGCTAGCTACTTCGACATGGTGATCAGCGCCATCAGCTGA
- a CDS encoding HEAT repeat domain-containing protein → MAERFDNLVEGLTEERAMAVILADPDSLERPVDKYMAATRLGASNSEESLDVLIQAAELDPEHLFNRITRRKAIDALGRRKSPKALPSLFKALKCSDEAAVINSVEAITKIDAPLTEADHEKLLEALKGEDIQKRAVIQAFCRLGVPGVINSISPLQDDSNPLVAGAARAYMSKVALQPDGLEVLIPQLVDPIAGRRRSAVIDLGDAGDVTRLEALVTAPVSMSLRARSAFQLVDPDKTCQVPEKYAELITQLLQDNPQQLKLRKEWICDIEPTEIENNLQHRDEARQYGGASSLMAMPKAERMILINEIKEKLWSDYVTHYYLTAVVGLQGLEERSDLIRLALAETIPQYTKSRIAAAWGCLRLGLVDQKPLLEELSVSAFWLPLKWTCQRVLKQLS, encoded by the coding sequence ATGGCCGAGCGATTCGACAACTTAGTTGAAGGCTTGACGGAAGAGCGGGCCATGGCGGTGATTTTGGCTGATCCAGACTCACTCGAGAGGCCCGTTGATAAATACATGGCAGCCACAAGGCTTGGGGCAAGTAATAGCGAAGAATCACTCGATGTGCTGATACAGGCTGCAGAGCTGGATCCAGAGCATCTTTTTAATCGAATCACGCGACGCAAGGCGATCGACGCCCTTGGCAGACGAAAAAGTCCGAAGGCCCTACCCTCTTTATTTAAGGCCTTAAAATGCAGCGATGAAGCTGCAGTAATTAATTCTGTAGAAGCGATTACAAAAATCGACGCACCTTTGACAGAAGCAGATCATGAAAAATTACTTGAAGCCCTTAAGGGCGAGGATATTCAAAAGCGCGCTGTCATACAGGCATTTTGTCGCTTAGGGGTCCCCGGAGTCATCAACAGCATCAGCCCCCTCCAGGATGATTCCAATCCCTTGGTTGCGGGTGCAGCGAGGGCATACATGTCAAAAGTTGCCCTACAACCAGATGGGCTTGAAGTCCTCATTCCGCAACTTGTTGATCCAATCGCCGGACGGAGGCGCTCTGCCGTAATTGATTTAGGCGATGCAGGTGACGTTACAAGGCTAGAAGCTCTTGTCACAGCTCCCGTGTCGATGTCTTTGCGGGCCAGAAGTGCATTTCAGTTGGTAGATCCTGATAAGACATGCCAGGTACCGGAAAAATATGCAGAGCTGATAACACAACTCTTACAAGACAACCCTCAACAACTCAAACTTAGGAAAGAGTGGATTTGTGATATTGAGCCTACAGAGATCGAAAACAACCTTCAACATCGCGACGAAGCACGCCAATACGGTGGTGCCTCAAGCTTGATGGCCATGCCTAAAGCAGAGAGAATGATTTTAATTAACGAAATTAAAGAAAAATTATGGAGTGATTACGTTACGCACTATTACCTGACTGCCGTCGTCGGTCTTCAGGGTTTGGAAGAACGAAGCGATCTAATCAGGCTTGCCTTAGCCGAAACAATTCCTCAATACACCAAATCCCGCATTGCTGCTGCATGGGGGTGCCTCCGCTTGGGCCTTGTGGACCAAAAGCCGCTCCTGGAGGAGCTTTCAGTCAGTGCCTTCTGGCTACCACTGAAATGGACCTGCCAACGCGTCCTTAAACAGTTGTCATAA
- a CDS encoding Nif11-like leader peptide family natural product precursor — MSVSVIDDFVQMVIYDHSVATGLKSCKTDQDIVDFAASCDYIFSITAWLQYVATDSAGLSESELLAINAIESDHWSWAFRKVAPWRAMLMDGA, encoded by the coding sequence ATGTCCGTTTCTGTTATTGATGATTTTGTGCAGATGGTTATTTATGATCATTCTGTTGCAACTGGCTTGAAGTCTTGCAAGACAGACCAAGATATCGTTGATTTTGCTGCTTCCTGTGATTATATTTTTTCAATCACAGCTTGGCTTCAGTATGTTGCAACTGATTCTGCTGGTTTATCTGAATCTGAACTCTTAGCAATTAATGCCATCGAAAGCGACCACTGGTCATGGGCATTCCGTAAGGTCGCCCCGTGGAGAGCCATGTTGATGGATGGTGCCTAG
- a CDS encoding Nif11-like leader peptide family natural product precursor produces MTDSPLSANQDQVLEAFINQVRQNPDLKAQIKAALNQDQVIEIAAANGFDIDSSAILRKWSKHTDFSQDTWMGWFEE; encoded by the coding sequence ATGACAGATTCTCCTCTTAGTGCAAATCAAGATCAAGTCTTAGAGGCTTTTATCAATCAAGTTCGTCAAAATCCAGATCTCAAAGCTCAGATTAAGGCTGCCCTTAATCAGGACCAAGTTATTGAAATAGCTGCTGCCAATGGTTTTGATATTGACTCCTCCGCTATTTTGAGAAAATGGAGCAAACATACTGATTTCAGCCAAGACACCTGGATGGGCTGGTTCGAAGAATGA
- a CDS encoding CpeR family transcriptional regulator yields the protein MEDVKKQMKSWIRSQHLICVGTDFIFETVDQTQLDKFEASVQAIGGRIRTVKAIGNWPMGPRRSFKILQATASVPRPGGEDLVTYWAKKGSKTTRYSEINS from the coding sequence ATGGAAGATGTCAAAAAACAAATGAAGTCTTGGATACGCTCACAACATCTAATATGTGTTGGCACAGACTTTATATTCGAAACAGTTGATCAAACTCAACTTGACAAGTTTGAGGCTTCTGTTCAAGCAATTGGTGGGAGAATAAGAACAGTCAAGGCAATAGGAAATTGGCCGATGGGACCAAGACGATCGTTCAAAATACTGCAAGCAACTGCAAGCGTACCTAGACCAGGGGGAGAAGATCTAGTCACTTATTGGGCAAAGAAAGGCAGTAAAACAACAAGATATTCAGAAATCAATTCTTGA
- a CDS encoding chromophore lyase CpcT/CpeT produces the protein MNKNLNLSLAEFAKTLAGVYDNIEQSQKDPKDFARINIFFRPLPWHIFEGPGFYSEQCYDYAPWDPYRQGIHRLTAHEDTFVVENYGFTNPRRLAGAGRDPQIMNAIDSATLKERCGCAMHFHRKEKGHYIGKVEPGKNCLVPRDGKLTYLVSEVEVDQENWISRDRGFDPNTDEQIWGSEHGLLRFKRTQSFSEEINDEWLNSKT, from the coding sequence ATGAACAAGAATTTGAATTTATCCCTTGCCGAGTTCGCCAAAACTCTTGCGGGCGTGTACGACAACATCGAACAGTCCCAAAAAGACCCGAAAGATTTTGCACGTATCAATATATTTTTTCGACCATTGCCCTGGCATATTTTCGAAGGGCCAGGCTTTTATTCGGAGCAATGTTACGACTATGCACCGTGGGATCCCTACCGACAGGGCATTCACCGATTGACAGCGCATGAAGATACTTTTGTGGTTGAAAACTATGGGTTTACAAATCCCAGAAGATTAGCGGGAGCTGGTCGAGATCCCCAAATCATGAATGCAATCGATTCCGCAACCCTAAAAGAACGGTGTGGATGTGCCATGCACTTTCATCGCAAAGAAAAGGGACATTACATTGGAAAAGTTGAACCAGGAAAAAACTGCTTGGTTCCACGAGACGGAAAACTCACTTATCTTGTGAGTGAAGTTGAGGTAGACCAAGAAAACTGGATTAGTCGCGATCGAGGCTTTGATCCAAACACTGATGAACAAATTTGGGGCTCTGAACACGGACTTCTGAGATTTAAAAGAACCCAAAGCTTCTCCGAGGAAATCAATGATGAGTGGCTAAATTCGAAAACCTAG
- a CDS encoding phycobiliprotein lyase: protein MTIEQFVAQSTGKWRSMRSGHSLAFQQFEEVLSEVTIKEISKEDSTVKQLLESSLANKYDLDTVSSPFKMEWCAESDWEPDDPSEVSSGSCIIIPFVKDMSSGTLIRSVGYAEADAAISEYNFANDGTFTLTTNYEQSIAEERIWFVSENVRCRSSVLRTSAGSGVLQTSFASEVRRINA, encoded by the coding sequence ATGACGATTGAGCAATTTGTTGCTCAAAGTACAGGTAAATGGCGCTCAATGCGATCGGGTCACTCCTTAGCTTTTCAACAGTTCGAAGAGGTTCTGAGCGAAGTTACGATCAAAGAGATCAGCAAAGAAGATTCTACAGTCAAACAATTACTTGAATCATCTCTAGCCAATAAATATGATTTAGATACAGTTTCATCTCCATTCAAAATGGAATGGTGCGCAGAAAGTGACTGGGAACCAGATGACCCATCAGAAGTATCCTCAGGCTCTTGCATTATTATTCCTTTTGTCAAAGATATGTCTTCGGGGACGCTGATCCGAAGTGTTGGCTATGCAGAAGCTGATGCGGCCATCTCTGAATACAACTTTGCAAACGACGGCACATTCACGCTCACAACAAACTACGAACAGTCCATTGCCGAAGAAAGAATTTGGTTTGTCTCAGAGAATGTGCGCTGCAGATCATCAGTTTTGAGAACTTCAGCCGGATCAGGCGTACTCCAAACATCTTTTGCATCAGAAGTCAGACGAATTAATGCATAA
- a CDS encoding phycobilisome rod-core linker polypeptide: protein MTGPTTLSSAANVDTSHAADVIRQAYRQVFGNRHLMELDLNPSIEALFMNGDLTVQGLVTALAQSETYKKLFLECNSPYSFVELNFKHLLGRPPRDQAELMSHVRLLQEEGYEAEIASYTYSDEYLSAFGIDQVPYNRATQTVVGGSTLYFTRAKALDAGYAGYDNAETDSKLLNSLCTGSSPEAQDRRSVGNAKSLTINWTSRRQVGANRRAVQKSVVTQTSMSATIKSILSQGGQILSIAKA from the coding sequence ATGACTGGGCCAACAACTCTTTCCTCGGCAGCCAACGTCGACACGTCACATGCTGCAGATGTGATCCGCCAAGCGTACCGCCAGGTGTTTGGCAATCGACACCTGATGGAACTCGATCTGAACCCCTCTATTGAGGCACTGTTCATGAACGGGGACCTAACGGTTCAAGGATTGGTAACGGCTCTCGCACAGTCGGAAACCTATAAAAAGCTTTTCCTGGAATGCAACAGCCCCTACAGCTTTGTTGAACTGAACTTTAAACATCTACTAGGCCGTCCTCCCCGTGACCAAGCCGAGTTGATGAGCCATGTTCGACTGCTGCAGGAAGAGGGATACGAAGCAGAAATCGCCAGTTACACCTACAGCGATGAATACCTTTCTGCCTTTGGCATCGACCAAGTTCCATACAATCGTGCAACTCAGACCGTGGTGGGCGGAAGCACGCTGTACTTCACACGTGCGAAGGCTTTGGATGCCGGATATGCCGGATACGACAACGCAGAAACAGATTCGAAACTCTTGAATAGTCTCTGCACTGGCAGTTCACCAGAGGCACAAGATCGCAGAAGCGTTGGCAACGCCAAGTCTTTGACCATCAACTGGACATCACGTCGTCAGGTGGGTGCCAACCGCCGAGCAGTTCAAAAGTCGGTGGTGACTCAAACTTCCATGTCAGCCACCATCAAATCAATTCTGTCGCAGGGCGGCCAGATCCTTTCTATTGCGAAGGCTTAA
- a CDS encoding phycobilisome rod-core linker polypeptide: MASTQSSLGFGATTKWNDPVRFQRKGGAEQSTALTNGEFLKQSCDQMAIGVGPRSHADCPHRVTSECYSPEDDASLETVISASYRQIFGNAHVMDFERCSELEAQLRDGRLTVRDFIRGLAKSSFYKDRFFRSVAPQRGVELNFKHLLGRAPETQAEISSKIALLAEHGHDGLVDSIVDSAEYLEVFGSDVVPYARSWSSPADLSTAAFPMLAALQKSFAGSDSARGAGPALTRSLANGVAPRISLPSQPVGLRPSSGSFTATQFSSKAPGITSGKDSAPMRGDMYVTFGLGQREQETFQRCPGDGPDQLAALIRSTYKQVMGNPHLMEFERVVSAESKFIDGYLSTREFVRAVGLSAEYKRRFFETSAPYRFIELNFKHFLGRAPRSQAEISEHTKILAEGGYEAEISSYVDSLEYQNTFGEDTVPFARILTESGRSQVDFNRQLSLAEGYAASDTVLGSSALVSSVATGLAPSGWSKTTSRANRTGTQSGAADPTKKRYRIVVASQAARSRQRTAGNSYVVSGKDMSSQMKYIHARGGKIVSITEVM, encoded by the coding sequence ATGGCCAGCACCCAATCCTCCCTCGGTTTCGGCGCAACCACCAAGTGGAATGATCCCGTTCGCTTCCAGCGCAAGGGAGGAGCAGAACAAAGCACTGCCCTAACCAATGGCGAATTTCTAAAGCAGTCGTGTGATCAGATGGCGATTGGGGTTGGTCCCCGGAGTCACGCTGACTGCCCCCATCGCGTCACAAGCGAGTGCTACTCGCCAGAGGATGACGCGTCTCTGGAGACCGTGATCAGTGCGTCATATCGACAGATTTTTGGCAACGCCCACGTGATGGATTTCGAGCGTTGCTCGGAATTGGAAGCTCAGCTGCGGGACGGTCGATTGACCGTGCGTGACTTCATTCGCGGCCTGGCCAAGTCCAGCTTCTACAAGGACCGCTTCTTCAGAAGCGTTGCTCCACAGCGGGGTGTCGAGCTGAATTTCAAGCATCTGCTGGGTCGTGCACCTGAAACACAGGCTGAAATCTCGTCAAAAATTGCCCTTCTGGCAGAACACGGTCACGACGGCTTGGTCGACAGCATCGTCGACTCCGCGGAATACCTCGAAGTCTTCGGCAGCGACGTGGTGCCCTATGCCCGTTCATGGTCTTCTCCCGCTGATTTATCAACAGCAGCCTTCCCAATGCTGGCCGCTCTTCAAAAGAGTTTTGCCGGCAGTGATAGTGCCCGCGGCGCAGGCCCGGCGCTAACCCGCAGCCTTGCCAATGGCGTGGCTCCGCGAATCAGCCTGCCTAGTCAGCCTGTTGGTCTGCGTCCATCGTCTGGAAGTTTCACGGCCACGCAGTTCAGCAGCAAAGCACCTGGCATCACCTCAGGCAAAGACTCTGCACCCATGCGCGGTGATATGTATGTCACCTTCGGCCTCGGCCAGCGGGAGCAAGAAACTTTCCAACGTTGCCCTGGTGACGGCCCCGATCAGCTCGCCGCGCTGATTCGTTCCACCTACAAACAGGTGATGGGCAATCCCCATCTGATGGAATTCGAACGGGTTGTCTCCGCGGAAAGCAAATTCATCGATGGCTATCTGAGTACACGTGAATTCGTTCGTGCTGTGGGTCTTTCAGCCGAATACAAGCGCCGTTTCTTCGAAACCAGCGCGCCATATCGATTCATCGAGCTGAACTTCAAACATTTCCTGGGAAGAGCGCCGCGGTCCCAAGCGGAAATCAGCGAGCACACCAAGATCCTTGCCGAAGGTGGCTACGAGGCGGAAATCTCCAGCTATGTGGATAGCCTGGAATACCAGAACACCTTTGGTGAAGACACAGTTCCGTTCGCTCGAATCCTCACGGAAAGCGGCCGCTCTCAAGTTGACTTCAACCGTCAACTGAGCCTGGCAGAAGGGTATGCGGCGAGCGATACGGTCCTCGGCAGCTCCGCTTTGGTGAGTTCAGTCGCCACAGGCCTGGCTCCCAGTGGCTGGAGCAAAACCACCAGCCGGGCTAACAGAACCGGTACCCAATCAGGCGCAGCTGATCCCACCAAGAAGCGGTACCGCATTGTTGTTGCTTCGCAGGCAGCTCGTTCCCGTCAGCGCACAGCTGGAAACAGCTACGTCGTGTCTGGAAAAGACATGAGCAGCCAGATGAAGTACATCCATGCACGTGGAGGCAAGATCGTTTCCATCACTGAAGTGATGTAG
- a CDS encoding phycobilisome linker polypeptide, which translates to MPFGPASLLGVERFSEESEAPLELIPGDEDARKEQIIRAVYKQVLGNAYVMDSERQIVEESQFKLGEISVRELVGRIAKSDLYRSRFFDNCARYRYIELAFRHLLGRAPADYAEMREHADRLDSQGYEADIDSFLNSAEYQNTFGEWTVPYQRGWKTESCATLQEFTWSFQLLRGNSSSSLKGDLAGNRSKLGGSAYLNRAIAVVPPSSKETAGWSFRPSTNLQDAPTRLGVGAGDQGITYRVEVTAYKANNVRRISRYTRSNRIFYVPFDKLSEQFKRIHNEGGKIASITPVT; encoded by the coding sequence ATGCCTTTCGGTCCAGCCTCGCTTCTAGGGGTCGAACGCTTCTCTGAGGAGAGTGAAGCCCCTCTCGAGCTGATCCCAGGCGATGAGGACGCCAGGAAAGAACAGATCATCCGTGCTGTGTACAAGCAAGTGCTTGGCAACGCTTACGTGATGGACAGCGAGCGGCAGATCGTCGAAGAGTCGCAGTTCAAGCTCGGTGAAATCAGCGTTCGTGAGCTGGTGGGCCGCATTGCCAAAAGCGACTTGTACCGAAGCCGCTTCTTTGATAACTGCGCGCGATACCGCTACATCGAGCTGGCCTTCCGCCATCTTCTCGGTCGCGCACCTGCTGACTACGCGGAAATGCGTGAGCACGCCGATCGCCTGGACAGCCAAGGGTATGAGGCTGATATCGACAGCTTCCTGAACAGCGCTGAATACCAGAACACCTTCGGCGAGTGGACGGTCCCCTATCAGCGGGGCTGGAAGACCGAAAGCTGTGCGACATTGCAGGAATTCACCTGGAGCTTTCAGTTGCTGCGCGGCAACAGCAGCAGCAGCCTCAAGGGTGATCTTGCAGGCAACAGGAGCAAGCTGGGTGGTTCGGCTTATTTGAACAGAGCCATCGCAGTGGTTCCCCCGTCATCCAAAGAAACGGCTGGCTGGAGTTTCCGTCCCTCGACCAACCTTCAAGACGCACCCACACGTCTCGGGGTTGGCGCAGGCGATCAAGGCATTACGTATCGCGTCGAAGTCACGGCTTACAAAGCCAACAATGTGAGGCGAATTTCCCGCTACACCCGAAGCAACCGAATCTTCTACGTGCCGTTCGACAAGCTCTCAGAGCAGTTCAAACGCATTCATAACGAGGGCGGCAAAATCGCCAGCATTACGCCGGTGACTTAA
- a CDS encoding pentapeptide repeat-containing protein, whose amino-acid sequence MSMPKSGALNLREWTAPETCGATSSATNPIDARGADWSGQDLGELDLRDAKLCRCDLRGTNLSQCQLEGADLRLARYDQTTLVPEGFALNTSGAVGPGAKLNGAFLNSTDLRGMDLRGSVLMGAYLSGSDLSGALLDGVSLAGADLRSATFRGAMCRGTRFGTCEMDMADLRGANLEGAALETVTSIRGADFSLCTGLEDQIGALLSRSVQELDCWNPMTRSTTRASLESLIKGQGQDA is encoded by the coding sequence ATGTCGATGCCCAAATCTGGGGCTCTAAATCTGCGTGAGTGGACGGCACCCGAAACGTGCGGAGCAACAAGCTCAGCCACAAATCCAATCGATGCTCGAGGGGCTGACTGGAGCGGTCAGGACTTAGGAGAACTCGACCTAAGAGACGCCAAGCTCTGTCGCTGTGATCTACGCGGCACAAACCTCAGCCAGTGCCAACTCGAGGGAGCTGATCTACGTCTGGCCCGTTACGACCAGACCACCCTGGTGCCTGAGGGCTTTGCACTGAACACAAGCGGTGCCGTTGGCCCCGGGGCGAAGCTGAATGGGGCTTTTCTCAACAGCACAGATCTGCGCGGGATGGATCTCAGAGGGAGCGTGTTGATGGGCGCCTATCTGAGTGGTTCAGATCTGAGTGGAGCTTTGCTCGATGGCGTTTCCTTAGCAGGCGCTGACCTGCGATCAGCCACGTTTCGCGGAGCCATGTGCCGGGGGACCCGCTTCGGAACCTGCGAGATGGACATGGCCGATCTTCGCGGGGCCAACCTTGAGGGGGCGGCACTTGAAACGGTGACGTCGATTCGGGGGGCGGACTTTTCGCTCTGCACCGGACTGGAGGATCAAATTGGTGCTCTGCTCAGTCGATCCGTCCAGGAACTCGACTGCTGGAATCCGATGACCCGCTCCACGACAAGGGCGAGCCTTGAGTCCCTGATCAAGGGGCAAGGGCAGGACGCCTAA